In Fusarium musae strain F31 chromosome 7, whole genome shotgun sequence, a single window of DNA contains:
- a CDS encoding hypothetical protein (EggNog:ENOG41~BUSCO:EOG09261V9P), translating into MVLQDLGRRINAAVTNLTREQNLDEKAFDGMLKEICAALLEADVNVRLVGQLRKSIKSTVNFKELPPAVNKKRLIQKAVFDELVKLVDPHAEPFRPKKGKSNVIMFVGLQGAGKTTTCTKLARHYQSRGFKACLVCADTFRAGAFDQLKQNATKAKIPYYGSLTETDPAEVARAGVDQFKKERFEVIIVDTSGRHRQESALFQEMVDIQEAIKPDETIMVLDASIGQQAESQAKAFKEAADFGAIIITKTDGHAHGGGAISAVAATHTPIVFIGTGEHMLDFEKFAPQQFVQKLLGMGDMAGLMEHVQSLNLNQKDTIKHIQEGIFTVRDLRDQLSNIMKMGPLSKMAGMIPGMSNMMQGMDDEEGGAKLKRMIYICDSMTEKELDSDGKILIEQPTRMTRIARGSGTSVREVEDLLTQQRMMAGMAKKMGGNMKNMQRAQQAMGGGNKAQQLAAMQKRLQSMGGAGGAGGMPDMGSLMKMLGGGGGGMPGGMDMQAMMRQMGMGGGGMPGMPPAAGRGRR; encoded by the exons ATGGTTCTTCAAGATCTCGGCCGTCGCATCAACGCGGCGGTCACAAACCTGACCCGAGAGCAAAATCTCGACGAAAAG GCCTTCGATGGCATGCTCAAGGAGATTTGCGCCGCTCTCCTCGAAGCAGACGTCAATGTACGACTCGTCGGCCAACTACGGAAATCTATCAAGTCCACCGTCAACTTCAAAGAACTCCCCCCCGCCGTAAACAAGAAACGCCTCATCCAGAAAGCCGTCTTCGATGAACTCGTCAAACTCGTCGATCCCCACGCCGAACCGTTCCGAccgaagaagggaaagagcAATGTCATCATGTTTGTTGGTCTCCAGGGTGCTGGAAAGACGACCACATGTACAAAGCTCGCGCGACACTACCAGTCCAGAGGTTTCAAGGCGTGTCTGGTTTGTGCCGATACCTTCAGAGCTGGTGCCTTTGATCAGTTGAAGCAGAACGCCACAAAAGCAAAGATCCCCTACTACGGTTCCCTCACAGAAACGGATCCCGCCGAGGTTGCGAGGGCTGGTGTCGACCAATTCAAGAAGGAGAGGTTCGaggtcatcatcgtcgatacATCAGGTCGCCACCGACAAGAGTCTGCCCTCTTCCAGGAGATGGTGGATAtccaagaagccatcaaaCCCGACGAGACTATCATGGTCCTCGACGCTTCGATCGGTCAACAAGCAGAGTCACAGGCCAAGGCGTTCAAGGAGGCAGCTGATTTCggagccatcatcatcacgaaAACCGACGGCCACGCACACGGTGGTGGTGCCATCTCTGCAGTCGCTGCAACACACACCCCCATCGTCTTTATCGGTACCGGTGAACACATGCTCGACTTCGAAAAGTTTGCCCCCCAACAATTCGTCCAAAAGCTCCTCGGCATGGGCGACATGGCTGGATTGATGGAGCACGTGCagagcctcaacctcaaccagAAAGACACCATCAAGCACATCCAGGAGGGCATATTCACCGTGCGCGACCTCCGCGACCAGCtctccaacatcatgaaGATGGGCCCCCTCTCGAAAATGGCCGGCATGATCCCCGGCATGAGCAACATGATGCAGGGCATGGACGACGAAGAAGGCGGCGCCAAACTCAAGCGAATGATCTACATCTGCGACTCAATGACCGAAAAGGAACTCGATTCGGACGGCAAGATCCTCATCGAACAACCCACCCGAATGACCCGAATCGCACGCGGTTCCGGCACATCAGTACGCGAAGTCGAGGACCTCCTCACCCAACAACGAATGATGGCAGGCATGGCAAAGAAGATGGGCGGAAACATGAAGAACATGCAGCGCGCCCAACAGGCCATGGGCGGAGGCAACAAGGCACAGCAATTAGCAGCCATGCAAAAGAGGTTACAGAGCATGGGAGGCGCCGGTGGTGCAGGAGGCATGCCCGATATgggaagcttgatgaagatgctcggcggaggaggcggaggcatGCCCGGTGGTATGGATATGCAGGCCATGATGAGACAGATGGGTATGGGCGGTGGCGGCATGCCTGGGATGCCGCCTGCAGCAGGAAGAGGTAGAAGGTGA